A genome region from Triticum aestivum cultivar Chinese Spring chromosome 2B, IWGSC CS RefSeq v2.1, whole genome shotgun sequence includes the following:
- the LOC123041711 gene encoding auxin-responsive protein SAUR50 — protein sequence MPRTRRLRGGFRLGRKLLTAWRWALCGRSRRRGGYLRLDTPCPVEGREAKKLAPVLRWGQSLARLLSLGRTDRGQRTLGGGGGDEAVKTPKGQVAVYVGGGGPGEPLRYVVPVVYFNHPMFGELLREAEEAFGFQHPGGITIPCAAAKFERAAAVAAGGKKGFARW from the coding sequence ATGCCGAGGACAAGGAGGTTGCGCGGCGGATTCCGGCTGGGCCGCAAGCTGCTGACCGCGTGGCGGTGGGCGCTCTGCGGCCGGAGCCGGCGCCGGGGCGGCTACCTCCGCCTCGACACGCCGTGCCCGGTGGAGGGCAGGGAGGCCAAGAAGCTGGCGCCGGTGCTGCGGTGGGGGCAGTCGCTGGCGCGGCTCCTCAGCCTCGGCCGTACGGACCGCGGCCAGCGaacgctcggcggcggcggcggcgacgaggcggTGAAGACCCCCAAGGGGCAGGTGGCGGTGTACGTCGGCGGTGGCGGGCCCGGGGAGCCGCTGCGGTACGTGGTGCCGGTGGTGTACTTCAACCACCCCATGTTCGGGGAGCTGCtgagggaggcggaggaggcgttCGGCTTCCAGCACCCCGGCGGTATCACcatcccctgcgccgccgccaagttcgagcgcgccgccgccgtggccgccggAGGGAAGAAGGGGTTCGCCAGGTGGTAG
- the LOC123039308 gene encoding uncharacterized protein, giving the protein MAMAEAESNGFEFLSDPVDRFPLMDLSGGNCVPSNEAIEALICAPSDSSMGDAGDRALTMEADLNSTCDDVPLSAPPSEPSTGKDNPQGTWLDREDYCLPQHAHDHIGQQQNKYGHTDDQVRHQIDRCSVHPGGPLAPNELRALRHAVVLHLCAVRQLHVLNSHALSCFLLLWLDLRQRWRCRAKRGQMVGVRFLPPVQIATPS; this is encoded by the exons ATGGCGATGGCGGAGGCGGAAAGCAATGGCTTCGAGTTCCTGTCGGATCCGGTCGACAG GTTTCCGCTGATGGATCTATCCGGCGGCAACTGCGTGCCCTCCAACGAAGCCATTGAAGCTCTGATCTGCGCCCCGTCCGATTCCAGTATGGGCGACGCTGGGGACAGAGCGCTGACAATGGAGGCGGATTTGAACAGTACTTGCGATGATGTGCCCCTGTCAGCGCCACCTTCAGAGCCGTCAACAGGGAAAGACAATCCTCAAGGCACCTGGCTGGACAGAGAG GACTACTGCCTACCCCAGCACGCGCATGACCACATCGGTCAACAGCAAAACAAGTATGGCCACACCGACGATCAGGTTCGCCACCAAATTGATAGATGCAGCGTCCACCCCGGCGGTCCCCTGGCGCCCAATGAACTGCGTGCCCTccgccatgccgttgtgctgcaCCTGTGCGCCGTGCGGCAGCTGCATGTCTTGAACTCCCACGCCTTATCCTGCTTCCTGCTGCTGTGGCTGGATTTGCGCCAACGGTGGCGCTGCAGGGCCAAACGAGGCCAGATGGTCGGCGTACGCTTCCTGCCACCGGTACAAATCGCAACCCCCTCGTGA